The following coding sequences lie in one Haematobia irritans isolate KBUSLIRL chromosome 3, ASM5000362v1, whole genome shotgun sequence genomic window:
- the LOC142230894 gene encoding uncharacterized protein LOC142230894, with product MQQLWLEGVDWDEDISPGSNSMWKTLCTELPAIHDITIPRWIRYSPGDIIDIHGFCDASKSAYCACIYIRVENKYSNTFCNLLTAKSKVAPLKTVTLPKLELNGALLLAKLVNYVSQIFDNGINSITLWTDASIVLGWLSKPPMTWETYVANRTLQIHDLVTNGKWRYVPTQDNPADLGTRGCSPQDLISNTLWWNGPKWLTMSECNWPKKTNFEVPIRNNSIQICYALSSEDDILSRFSSYTKALRVISYVFRFFHLSCPRFKSTVRYSCIELTLNELQFVKTRLIVLSQRKFYPEDYEAVMKSEPLSRRSSLSTLNPFLDSEKVLRVNGRLSDSSLPYRERYPIILPGNSKLCRLYLLHLHIFLAHAETTQMCRFSQTEFYISRLRPRVKGIIHRCKVCIIHKHKPQSQIIAPLPPERCTLSPPFHITGVDFAGPFDLKSSILRNSPNIKGYKFIPPHAPHMGGLWEAAVKSFKTHFKKLAGSHKFTFEQFSTILARIEGVLNSRPISAISEDPTDLTALTPGHFLRGAPLMALPESLSPNLSLVNRWLKLKALHHQFSVRWKQDYLKALQKRYKWRNAFPNLKPGDLVVIIDDLLPPNEWRLGRIERTYEGSDNNVRVADIKTATELQQGQAYTNAKCAIDSMH from the exons ATGCAGCAACTTTGGCTGGAGGGCGTTGATTGGGACGAGGATATTAGCCCTGGCTCTAATTccatgtggaaaaccttatgtACGGAATTGCCTGCCATTCACGATATTACAATACCGCGGTGGATTCGATATAGCCCGGGGGATATAATAGATATTCATGGATTTTGTGATGCGTCGAAGTCGGCGTATTGTGCATGCATTTACATTCGAGTAGAAAACAaatactctaatactttttgcAATTTACTCACAGCCAAGAGTAAAGTTGCTCCTTTGAAGACAGTAACTTTGCCCAAACTAGAGCTCAATGGCGCTTTATTATTAGCCAAACTGGTAAATTACGTGtcacaaatttttgataatggTATAAACTCTATAACACTTTGGACAGATGCTTCTATTGTGCTCGGATGGCTTTCTAAACCACCGATGACTTGGGAGACATATGTGGCCAATAGGACATTGCAGATTCACGATTTGGTTACAAACGGAAAGTGGCGATATGTTCCCACACAAGACAACCCGGCTGATCTTGGAACTCGCGGTTGTTCACCACAAGATCTCATTTCCAATACATTGTGGTGGAATGGACCGAAATGGCTAACAATGTCGGAATGTAATTGGCCTAAGAAAACCAACTTTGAGGTTCCCATAAGAAACAATTCGATTCAAATTTGTTATGCGTTGTCCTCTGAGGATgatattttatcaagattttcttCCTATACGAAAGCCTTAAGAGTCATTTcttatgtttttaggtttttccATTTATCTTGCCCAAGATTCAAAAGTACTGTCAGATATTCATGCATTGAATTAACACTTAACGAGTTACAGTTTGTGAAAACTCGATTAATTGTGCTCTctcaaaggaaattttatcccgAGGATTACGAAGCGGTGATGAAGTCTGAACCATTATCCCGTAGAAGCAGTTTATCTACATTAAACCCGTTTCTGGATTCCGAGAAAGTTCTACGTGTGAATGGAAGATTATCGGATTCATCTCTTCCCTATAGGGAAAGATATCCCATAATACTTCCCGGTAACTCTAAATTATGTCGGTTGTATTTGTTGCATTTGCACATCTTTTTGGCTCACGCGGAGACCACTCAAATGTGTAGATTCTCACAAACTGAATTCTATATCTCTAGATTGAGGCCCAGGGTTAAGGGTATTATTCATCGATGTAAGGTTTGCATTATACATAAGCACAAGCCCCAGTCTCAAATAATAGCACCTTTACCCCCCGAGCGTTGTACACTTTCCCCGCCGTTTCACATAACTGGGGTAGATTTTGCTGGTCCGTTTGATCTTAAGAGCTCAATCTTGCGTAATTCTCCCAATATTAAAGGATAT AAATTCATACCACCTCATGCTCCTCACATGGGCGGCCTGTGGGAGGCCGCagttaaaagttttaaaactcattttaaaAAGCTCGCTGGTTCACACAAATTTACTTTTGAGCAATTTTCTACAATATTGGCACGTATAGAAGGAGTTTTAAACTCACGACCCATCTCTGCAATATCAGAAGATCCTACGGATTTAACAGCGCTTACTCctggacattttttaagaggCGCCCCTTTAATGGCGCTACCCGAGTCGCTCTCACCCAACTTGTCTCTCGTAAATCGATGGTTAAAACTCAAAGCTCTCCATCATCAGTTTTCTGTAAGATGGAAACAAGATTATTTGAAGGCTCTACAAAAACGTTATAAATGGAGAAATGCATTCCCAAATCTTAAACCTGGAGATTTAGTAGTAATTATAGACGATTTACTCCCACCCAATGAGTGGAGATTGGGAAGAATTGAGAGAACATATGAGGGCTCGGATAATAATGTACGTGTGGCGGATATAAAGACTGCTACAG AGCTTCAGCAAGGCCAGGCATATACAAATGCAAAATGTGCAATCGATTCCATGCACTAA